In the Syntrophus aciditrophicus SB genome, AACCCCGGTCTGGTCATGCCCCGGATTTACTGTCCGTCCTGCAAAAAGCGGATCGCGGAAACGAAGATGGACGATGACTGGGTGCGGGCAATGGAGGGATAAAATGGAATTTTCGTCACTGTTAGAAGCGTTTGCTGTGTACCACCGGGAGCCGGAAGGCAGCCGGGCATATCTGGACGCAATCGCCTATATCCTGCGCAGCGTCCCGCCGGAGATCAAGGAAGAGTTCTACCGGATCGTCTTCTCTCATTTTCCGGAACTGAAACCGGATTATTACGACAAAGAGGGAAACCCGCTTTACGACCTGGATCATGCCTGCGAATTTCTGGGCCTGTCGGACGAGGACAAGGAGCGGTTTATCGAGTGGGCGCAGGATCAACAGGGTATCTTCGCCGATCCGGAGCGCCTGCATAAGATACAGTAAAAAATAAACTTGACAAATTCAAAGGATTTGGGGAAGCTCTGGCTTCCTAAATATCCTACGGGGCTGCCCCGGCCTCAAGTGCGACCACGCATGGCGCGAAAGGGGGTTTTTATTTGGATCGAATGGTCCGAGTTGCCGGGATACCGCGAGGTCCTGGGCGCTACCGTAGGTGCGTAGGAACAACTCGGGCTTTTTTGCGCCCCAACCCTAAAACTTACGGAGGAAGAACCATGAGCAACAAGCACAGCATCGCCCCCGAGCACCCCAGCCATCCGTCTTTTGATTCCCTCAACGAACTCTGCCGTCCCCTCTTCGGCGGCAACGCCTTCGGCGATCCGCGGGAGGAGCAGGCCGTCCATCTCCTGCCTGGCCGGGAACCCTTCATGCTGGACCGGCAGGTCGCCGCCGTCTACGGCGTTCCGACAAGGCGGTTGATGGAGCAGGTCCGGCGGAACGCCCAGCACTTCGATTCCGACATGCTCTTCCAGCTCACCGCGGAAGAGCTGAAAAGCCTCCGGTCGCAAAATGCGACCGCCCCCGTCAACCAGTATCTGCCCTACGGCTTCACCCAAATCGGGGCGAACCATGTGGCCTTCTTCCTCAAGTCCGAACAGGCCCTGGAGCGTTCCAAGAAAATCAGCCGGTACTTCGTCGCCTTCGAGAACCTCCTGCGCTCCGCAAAAGGACGGTCGGAGCTGGGGAAACTGGCCCGGTCGCAACCGGAGACCGCCCCGCAAACCGGCGCCGTTCCTGACGGCAAGACGCTGATGGACACGGACCGGGTGATCGAAATGTATGAGCTCATCATTGCCATGCAGAAGGAGAAGATCGAGCATCTGAAGTCGGGGGCCGGTTCCCGCAAGGCGGTCAGCCTGGAAGAGGTGCGGCGCATCCTGAAGCTGGCTGCCGCCGGTTACGGTTACGCGGACATCGCCAAGGCTGTGGGCCGGAAGAAAGAGACCGTGGAGACCGTACTGCGTCGGGAAAGGCAGCGTCAGGCGTCCCTGAAGAAGGAGGCCCATCAATGAACACGCTGTTCTGCCCCTGGGCTCCCGTCTGGGACGCCCACATCGAGGTTGCCCGACTGCGGGGCGTCGTGGATCTGATTGCCATCCTTACCGGCCCCGTCCATTGCAAGGATGACTCGGAGATCGCCATCTTTCATGAGGTCTTTGCCGATCTCTCCGAGCGCCTTGCCGAAGTGGAAAAAACGCTGACCGGCAGTCTGGACCATATGAAGACACTCCCAACGCAGACCTAACCATTTTGCCGTCCCCGGCAAAATGGCAAAGCCCAAAAGGCCCGGAACCCCTCCGGGCCTTCTCTTTCTTAACCCGTTTCACCCCCCTTAATCCCTGTCTCAAACCCCATCACACCAGAAGGCCATCCTTTTATACCCCTGCTAAAGTGCACGGGAAATTAAGGAGGCCGTCATGTCGGAAGGGCTAATCACCTGGGAATCAGTCAAGAAGAAAGGTTCGGAGCATTACAAGAGCAAGGGAGGCGTCGAGCCCATCGATCTGTACCGCTCCCTGGGCATCCTGGACAGCTTTGCCCTGGGCAGCATCATCAAGTATGCCTCCCGGCAGGCAAGAAAGGGGCTGAATTCGGACGACTGCCTGAAGATCAAGCATTATGCGGACATCCTGATCTCATCCCTGTCGGTGAAGGAGCCCAAGCCATGAGCCGCCTGATTTCCGACTGCCTTCCCGAACTCCAGGAGAAGGCGGAAGCCTTTTCCGTGGCGATGGTCAACGCGGGGATCCCTTTCATGTACACCTGCACCAGGCGGACACAGGAAGAGCAGGACGCCCTCTATGCCCAGGGGCGGACGAAGCCGGGAAAGATAGTCACCTGGACGCGCAAGTCCAAGCATATCGACGGCAAGGCCTTCGACATCGCCATCCTCAGGGATTTCAAGCCCTGCTGGGATGTGAAGGTCGACGTGAACGAAAACGAGATTCCCGATTACGAGGAAGCGGGCCGGATCGGCGAATCCGTGGGTCTGCGCTGGGGCGGGAGATTCAGGAACAGCAAGGGGAAGCCGCGCCCGGATTATCCCCACTTCGAGATCGCTTAGGAGGAAACAATGAGCAGATGGTTCTGTGTGAAGGAAAGCGTTGAACCGGCCGTCTCCATGCTGGCCTTTGTGGCCGGCGGGCTGGTGAAGGCCAACAATCCTGCTTTGATCGAACCGGCCACGCCGGTGGCGAAAGGACTGCTGGAGACCATCGAAAGCGGGGCGAGCCGGGAGGCGGTCAATGCCCTGCTGAAGGAAGTCGTCTCCACCCTGTTGGAGAAGGTGGACAAGCCTGAAGTTCAACTGGCCGTCAAGGCGGCCCTGAGCAAGGTCAGCTACAATGCCGATTCCGGGGACATGCCGGACATCGATCTTCCCCTGATCAGGAGCCTGACGACAGGGTTCCTGGAAGGACTGACGGCATAGGGGTTGACGATGACGAAAATCCTGGGTCCGCTGCTGACAGACAATATTGACGATACGAAATACGTCCGTCTCATCGCTCCTTTCCGCTTTGTCTCGGACGTTCTTTACAGGGAGGGCCTGGCCAATGATGTCACGATGCCGGCGGGTTTTGTCATGGATTTCGAGAGCGTTCCGCTCATCCGGGGAACGAGCAAAAGAGCGGGGGCGGCCCACGATTACCTCTGTCGATCTGATTCGGATCCGGTGGTGAGCAAGGCCGTCGCTGCGCAGGTTTATCTGGAGATCATGGCGTATCGGGACGGCCTCCTGGAAGACGGACTGCTGGGAAAACTCGACCGCTGGTGGCGCCGCCGGCTGAAATATGCCGTAGTCCGCGTGGCTCCCGGCTATTTCCACAAGCATAAGGTGTCGGCCACCTACGAAGAACTGGCAGGGCTGATCTGACATGGATGAAATCGATCACGCCCAGCAGCACGAAGCCATGCACCGGGAGATCGCCCTGCGGGAGCACTTCCGGAGAAGAGACAATTATTCAGAGAGAGGCCGGAACCCCGGCCTGCATCCGAAAGGAGCGGGACCGGGGGAAAGGCGAATCTGCCGGGACTGCGGCGAGGAAATTCAACCCGCCCGGCTGGCCGCCATGCCCTTCGCCGTGCGGTGCATCGAATGCCAGGGGATAAAGGAACGGAGGGAGCGTCATGGGTGAATCCTGGCCGCTTTTCCTCTTTCTCGCCGGCCTGATCGCCGCCTGGAGCATGCTGATCCTGGGCGTCATGCGGTCGATGCTGAGCAAGTGCATTGGAGACCTGGAAGATAAGATATCCGGCATCAGCGGCCTCGGCAAGGATCTCCAGCGCCTGGAGCGGGAGTTTCTGGAGATGAAGGCGACGCTGCCTCTGGATTACGTGCGCAAGGAAGATCACATGCGCTTTGAACTGGTGCTGAATACCAAGTTGGATCGACTGCATCAGGATATGATGACAGCCATCAATGCCAAGGAGAAAACCCGATGAAAGAACCTTGCCCTGTGCCCGTGGATATCGAAAAAGCCCGCCGTGAAGAGCTGCGCTGGCTGATCCTGCGCGCCCTCTATGCCGCCCGTCCCATCGGGACGACGGAAACGATCATCAAGAACGCCATCGAGCCGGTGATGCTGGACATTACCCTGCTGGAGATCCGCCGGGAGCTGGACTATCTGGAAGACCGGGAACTGCTCGCCGTCGAACGCTCCCGCGCCGTTCCCGTCTGGTCCGCGAAGATCAACCGTCTGGGCGTCGATCTCGTGGAATACACGGTGCCCTGTGATCCCGGAATCGCCCGCCCGGAGAAGTGGTGGTAGCCATGCCGCGAAGATCGAAAATCCTCGACCTGCCCCCGGATGTAAAAGCCGAACTGGACCGCCGCCTGATTACGGGCGGTTTCTGCGACTACGAAGGGCTTTCCGCCTGGCTCCAGGAGCAGGGTTACGACATTTCCCGCTCGGGGGTTCACCGTTACGGCCAGGGGTTTGAGGGCCGTCTGGCATCCATCCGGATCGCCACCGAGCAGGCCCGCGCCGTTTCCGAAGCCGTGGGGGACAGCGAAGGCCACATGAACAACGCCCTGATCACCCTGGTGCAGGAAAAGGCCTTTGACGTCCTGGTCAATCTCCAGACGGAAGACCCGCAAGCCTTCGCGAAGATCTTCCCGAAGCTGGGCGTCATGGTGGCGAAACTGAGCAAGGCCAGCGTGGATCAGAAGAAATGGATGGCGGAGAGCCGGAGAAAGGCCTTGGAAGATGCCGCTGATGCCGCTGAGAAAACGGCGAAACAGGAAGGCGTTTCCCCGGCGACCATCGAGAAGATCCGGCGCGACGTCCTGATGATGGCGGGCTGATGAGATGAGCAAAGGCAACGCGAAGATCACGCCGGCCAACCCCGGCGGTCTTTTTCTCCCCTACCAGGAGCGGTGGATTCTCGACCGGTCCCGCCTGAAGCTGATGGAGAAGGCCCGGCAGATCGGCCTTTCCTGGAGCACGTCCTACGCCTGCGTGGAGCGCACCGCCGAAGCGGGCGCCCGTCATGATCAGTGGGTCTCCAGCCGCGACGACCTTCAGGCCCGACTCTTCGTGGAAGACTGCAAAATGTGGGGAAAGGTGCTTCAGCTCGCCGCCGAGGATCTGGGGGAACGGGTCATCGACGAGGAAAAGAAGATCTCCGCCTATGTCCTGCATTTTTCCTCCGGGAAGCGGATCCACTCCATGAGCTCCAACCCGGACGCCCAGGCCGGCAAACGCGGCGGCCGCGTCCTGGACGAGTTCGCCCTGCATCCCGATCCTCGCAAACTGTGGAGCATCGCCTATCCGGGCATCACCTGGGGCGGTTCCCTGGAGGTCATCTCCACCCACCGGGGGAGCGCGAATTTCTTCAACGGCCTGGTGCGCGAGGTCAAGGAACACGGCAACCCCAAGAACATCAGCCTGCACCGGGTCACCCTGGAAGACGCCCTGACCGACGGCTTCCTCTACAAGCTCCAGCAGTCCCTGCCTGCGGACGACGAGATTCAGGGGATGGACGAGGCAACCTATTTCGATTTCGTCAAGTCCGGCTGCGCCGACGAGGAATCCTTTCAGCAGGAATACATGTGCAACCCCGCGGACGACGCCACGGCCTTTCTGGAATACGACCTGATCGCCGCCTGCGAGTATGGAGCGACGGAAAACTGGCGGATGAGCCTGGACGGGCGAAGGCCGGAAGGCCCGCTGTACGCCGGACTGGACATCGGACGGAAGAAGGATCTGACGGTGCTGTGGGTCCTGGAGAAGCTCGGGGACGTCCTCTATACCCGCGAGGTCATCGCCCTGAGAAACATGAGCAAGCCCGACCAGGAAAAGGTGCTCTGGCCCTGGCTGGCCCGAATGAACCGGGCCTGTCTGGATTACACCGGCCTGGGCATCGGCTGGGGCGACGACGCGAAGAAGAAGATCGGCGAATACCGCATCGAAACCGTGACCTTCACCCCCCATGTCAAGGAGGCCCTGGCCTATCCCGTGCGGGGGACGATGGAGGACCGGAGGCTGCGGATTCCCTACGACCCCAGGATCCGGGCCGATCTGCGGTCCGTGACGAAGGAAACGACGGCTGCGGGAAACATCCGCTTCACGGCGGAACGCTCGGAAGACGGCCACGCCGACCGCTTCTGGGCCCTGGCCCTGGCGATTTCCGCGGCGGGTACTGACATCGGCGGCCCGGTGGAATATCAGGCCGTCTCCCGAAGACGGTTCTCGACAACATCTGATCAATCGCCGACGGGCGTCTATCGACAGCGAGGTGCTTACTGATGGCAATACTATTCGATCAATTCGGGCGGGAAATCCAGGTCGAAAAACGACCGGAAACCCGGCAGATCGCCGTGACGACGATCCGGGACCGGTGGAGCAATTATCCGTCGCAGGGGCTGACTCCCGAACGGCTGAGTGCGATCTTCAAGGAGGCCGACGGCGGGGATGTGGCCCGGCAGGCGGAACTCTTCGAGGAAATGGAAGAGAAGGACACACACCTGTTCTCGGAGCTGCAGACCCGGAAGAATGCCGTCCTGGGGCTGGACTACGACATCACGCCCTGGTCGGAATCCGCCGAAGACCGGAAGATCCGCGATTTTGTAGCCGACTGCCTGTTTTCCCTGGAACCCCTGGAGGAATCCCTGCTTGATTTGCTGGACGCCGTCGGCAAGGGCTATGCTCTGTCGGAGATCCTCTGGGGATTCGACGGCTCCCGTGCAGTGATTGAACGCCTGGAGTGGATTCACGCCAAGAAAGCGGTCTTCTACGAACGAGGCGCTGATATTACAGCCCGGAGCTTCGAGGTTCCCCGGATACTCACGGAAGCGGAGCCTGTTTACGGGGAGATTATGCCTCCCTTCAAGCTCGTCTATCATAGATACAAGGCCCGCTCAGGATATGATACCCGCGCGGGAGTGTTGCGGGTTTGCGGCTGGATGTACCTCTTCAAGAACTATGTATTGAAGGACTGGGTGGCCTTCGCCGAAGTCTTCGGCATGCCTCTGCGCCTGGGGAAATACGATCCGCTGGCAGGCAGGGACGAAAAGGACGCTCTGCTTGCCGCCGTCCGTTCCCTGGGTTCCGATGCAGCGGGGATCATTTCGAAGAATACGGAGATCGATTTTATTGAGTCCGCCAAGGCCACAGGGGCAGACAACCTCTACGATGCACTGGCGAATTTCTGCGATAAACAGATGTCCAAGGCCATTCTCGGCCAGACTGCGACGACGGAAGGCACCCCGGGCAGGCTGGGCAACGATGATGTCCAGGACAAGGTGCGCCATGACCTGGTGGTGTCCGACGCCGAAGCCCTGTGCAGGACGATCCGTTTTCAGATCATTCGCCCCCTGGTGGGGTGGAACTTCGGCTGGGACAAGCCCTTGCCGTGGTTCAAGATTTTCCATGAACAGCCGGAAGACCTCAAGACCACCTCCGAAGTTTACGTCAATTTGAGCAAGATCGGTTTTTACCCCTCTGCCGAGCATGTGGCGGAAAAGTTCAAGATCCCGATGCCTCAGAAAGGGGAAACGATCCTGATGCCGCCGGAAAAGGCGGAGCCTCCGGCACCCGTAGCGAACAAAACGCCGGGAACTCGGGTCATCGCCGCCAAGGATGGAGCGACGGAAGCGGAAAAGGACGCCGCCGACCTGATCGCCGACCGTCTTGGCCGGGAAAGTCTGTCCCTTACGGATGAATTCTTCCTGACGCCGCTCAAGCGGCTCGTGGAAAAGGCGGAAAGCCTGGAAGAGCTTCGGGACAGCATCCTGGATCTCTACAGCGGCATGGACCCGGCAGACCTCGGCGGCTTGATGGCGCAAGCCATGATGATCGCGGATATGGCGGGCCGGTATGAGGTCGGCGATGGCAATTGATCCAGCACTGTCAATAGTTTTTAAACTGCCTTTCCAGGAGCAGGAATCGTTCTTTAAAAACAAGCTGAACATCCCCACGGCCCGCTGGGACGATCTGTGGAAAGGCCAGCACGCCAGAGGATTCATGATCGCCGGGGCGATGAAGGCCGATCTTCTTGCGGATTTCCGGACCGCCGTGGACAAGGCGATCAGCGACGGCGTCACCCTTCGGGATTTCCGCAAGGACTTCGACCGGATCGTGGCGAAGCACGGCTGGAGCTACAACGGTTCCCGCAACTGGCGCAGCGAAGTGATCTACTCCACGAACATCCGGACGTCCTACGCCGCTGGACGCTGGGCGCAGCTTACCGATCCGGACATGCTGAAGTTCTACGGCTATCTGGTTTACCGCCACGGCGACAGCATCCATCCCCGCCCCCTGCATCGGTCCTGGGACGGCACGACGCTGCCGGCCAACGATCCCTGGTGGGATTCCCACTACGTCCCCAACGGCTGGGGATGCAAGTGCAAGGTCTTTGCCGCAGGAAAGGACGAATGGCAGGCCGCCCGCAAAAACGGCAAGGGCGAGGCCCCTCCTTCCCCCATCGACCCGAAGACGGGCGAGCCGGTGGGGATCGACAAGGGCTGGGGCTACAACGTCGGCAAGGCGGCTTTCGGCAAGAGTTGGATTCAGGAAACTGGAAAGTTCATCGAACTGGGACCCTGGCGCCGGGCGGAATACCCCTTCCTGCCGAAGAAGCTGACGGGAGAGCGACCGCCGGTGGAATTGGGAGAGCGGATCCGCAAAGGAGATGTGCAGGCCCTGCGCACCGCAGTTCCGGAAGGAATCTATCGGGACAAAATGGGGGATTCCGTGAGCGTTACAACAGCCATCGCCGATCATATTGCCGGTGACGAGCAGCGGTGGGACGGTCGGGAACAATACCTGCCGCTGATTCCGGACATCCTGGAGAATCCTCAGGAAATATGGGTGGGATTCATGCAGTTTGTGGACAGCGGCCGGGTATATCTCCGAAGACGGTACGTCAAGGCGTATGACGTCGGAAAAGGACGCGTGGCGGGGATCGTGGCGGATACAATTAAAGGACAGACAATCGCGTTTGACGTGATTCGAAGCGAAAATCCGAGCGGCGGCAGATTAAGATCCGGAAGGCTGATTTATCCGGAACCGGAAGAGAGATAGTGCGCATCACGCCGCCGCACCGGCGCATGGCCTACGCCTGCCGGTTAAGGGTGCGGCCCCGACAGGCCAGATAGCAATAAGATAGCACAATATTCAGGAACCGCAAGGATGAACTGTAAAAGGCTTCGGGTGGGGCCTCCCATTGAACCCCACATATCAGTCCGCCTGACGGTGTCTTACGGCCGGGAGAATGTCACCGTGTCACCGAAGCCTTAATAAAAATATCAGCCCCTTGCGGTGAAAAGTCAAGGAGAAACGGCAGATGCCCGACATCACCATTCGAATCGACGACAAACCCGTCCTGGACGCCCTCAACCGGCTGTCCCGGAAAATGGGCGACCTTTCCCCGGTTCTCAGGGTGATCGGCGAGGAACTGGTGAAGTCCACGGAGTCGCGGTTCAACAGTCAGGGTCCTGCTCCCGACGGCGCCCGGTGGGCGGCGCTGTCCCCGGCCACCCTGAAACGGAAGAAGCATTCCAAGATTCTGACGGAATCGGGACACCTCCGGGGAAGCATCCGCTCTCAACTCATGGGGACGCATGCCGTGGCTGTGGGGACGAACAGGGTTTACGGGGCGATCCACCAGCTCGGCGGAACTGCAGGAAGGGGCCGCAAGGTTCGCATCCCCGCCCGGCCCTACCTGGGGATCAGCCGGGAGGACAGCGGGCGGATTGCGGGGATCGTGGAACGGTATCTGGAGGGCAAGGTTTAATGCTTTTTCACTTAGCTTCTTAAGCCACACTTTAAGGGGTTCATTTTATGAAGAAAATGAACGTTGACCGTCCGGAAAAACGAAATCGGTGACAGACTGGAGGACCCTTTTGAGGTCTTTTGGCGGAAAAACGACGCTCAAATTTGCCCTGTAAGCGGTTATCTGTGTCAGGCGCGATCAAACCTTCGCGCGAAAAACGATCTCAAAATTTAAAGTATGTTTAAAGCTATTTCCGGGGAAATTGCAGTCTGAGTCAGGAGGGGTTTTGACGATGGGAGAGAAAATCCGGGTTCTTTTGAAGGAAATGACGGGAGTGCCCGGGGAATTCCAGGTACTGCCCGCGGGCAGGATCGACATGAAAGGTTACGGGTCGGCAACCCTGGACGAAGCCGGCGCGACGGAGATCATCGCCGAGTTCGCCAGACGCGGCCTGGATATGGTTATCGACTACGAGCACCAGACCTTGAAGGACAGCCAGGCCCCCGCGGCGGGATGGATCAAGGCGCTGACCTGGAAGGGCTCCGATGGACTCTGGGCGGTCGTGGACTGGACGCGGCAGGCGTCGAACTATCTGGCCAACAGGGAATACCGGTATTTTTCCCCGGTGGTGCTCATCGAGGAGGCGTCGGGACGGATTGTCGCCATGCTTAACGTGGCCCTGACCAACATGCCCCGGATCGACAACCTGAAGCCCCTGGTGGCGAAATGGAATTTAACCGGAGACGGGGAACCCGCCTCCCAAAACAAAGCGAAGGAGATTGTCATGATCGAAAAATTGAGGAAACTCCTCGGCCTGGCGGACGATGCCGGGGAAGACAAGGTTCTCGAAGCGGCGACCCTGGCCGTCAACACGGCGAAGGAGGCGGGCGGCAAGGGGGAAGTCGTCGCCTGCAGGGAAGTCCTGGAGGCCCTGGGAGCGAAAGAGAATGCAGACAGGGAAGAGGTGATCCGGATCGTCGCTTCCCTCAAGACCCCCGGTGACGTCGCCGTGCAGTTAAGCCACCAGGTGGCTGAGCTCACCCGGAAAATCGCCGAAATGAATCAACAGGATCTGATTGCCCTGTCCCTCAAGGAGGGGAAGACCTCTCCCGAAGAACTGGACAAGTGGGGGCGGGACCTGGCCCTGAAAAATCCGGATCAGTTCAAACTCATCGTCCTGTCCCGTCCCGCGGGAAGCGTCATCCCCGTGGAAGGGCTGCGCGTTCTGAAAGACTCCGATCCGGGGAAGATGGACGATGCCCAGAAGAGCATCAACGCGATGATGGG is a window encoding:
- a CDS encoding ORF6N domain-containing protein, whose translation is MSNKHSIAPEHPSHPSFDSLNELCRPLFGGNAFGDPREEQAVHLLPGREPFMLDRQVAAVYGVPTRRLMEQVRRNAQHFDSDMLFQLTAEELKSLRSQNATAPVNQYLPYGFTQIGANHVAFFLKSEQALERSKKISRYFVAFENLLRSAKGRSELGKLARSQPETAPQTGAVPDGKTLMDTDRVIEMYELIIAMQKEKIEHLKSGAGSRKAVSLEEVRRILKLAAAGYGYADIAKAVGRKKETVETVLRRERQRQASLKKEAHQ
- a CDS encoding DUF3310 domain-containing protein; its protein translation is MSEGLITWESVKKKGSEHYKSKGGVEPIDLYRSLGILDSFALGSIIKYASRQARKGLNSDDCLKIKHYADILISSLSVKEPKP
- a CDS encoding M15 family metallopeptidase, which produces MSRLISDCLPELQEKAEAFSVAMVNAGIPFMYTCTRRTQEEQDALYAQGRTKPGKIVTWTRKSKHIDGKAFDIAILRDFKPCWDVKVDVNENEIPDYEEAGRIGESVGLRWGGRFRNSKGKPRPDYPHFEIA
- a CDS encoding DUF1353 domain-containing protein; the protein is MTKILGPLLTDNIDDTKYVRLIAPFRFVSDVLYREGLANDVTMPAGFVMDFESVPLIRGTSKRAGAAHDYLCRSDSDPVVSKAVAAQVYLEIMAYRDGLLEDGLLGKLDRWWRRRLKYAVVRVAPGYFHKHKVSATYEELAGLI
- a CDS encoding TraR/DksA C4-type zinc finger protein; amino-acid sequence: MDEIDHAQQHEAMHREIALREHFRRRDNYSERGRNPGLHPKGAGPGERRICRDCGEEIQPARLAAMPFAVRCIECQGIKERRERHG
- a CDS encoding DUF3486 family protein — its product is MPRRSKILDLPPDVKAELDRRLITGGFCDYEGLSAWLQEQGYDISRSGVHRYGQGFEGRLASIRIATEQARAVSEAVGDSEGHMNNALITLVQEKAFDVLVNLQTEDPQAFAKIFPKLGVMVAKLSKASVDQKKWMAESRRKALEDAADAAEKTAKQEGVSPATIEKIRRDVLMMAG
- a CDS encoding terminase large subunit domain-containing protein codes for the protein MSKGNAKITPANPGGLFLPYQERWILDRSRLKLMEKARQIGLSWSTSYACVERTAEAGARHDQWVSSRDDLQARLFVEDCKMWGKVLQLAAEDLGERVIDEEKKISAYVLHFSSGKRIHSMSSNPDAQAGKRGGRVLDEFALHPDPRKLWSIAYPGITWGGSLEVISTHRGSANFFNGLVREVKEHGNPKNISLHRVTLEDALTDGFLYKLQQSLPADDEIQGMDEATYFDFVKSGCADEESFQQEYMCNPADDATAFLEYDLIAACEYGATENWRMSLDGRRPEGPLYAGLDIGRKKDLTVLWVLEKLGDVLYTREVIALRNMSKPDQEKVLWPWLARMNRACLDYTGLGIGWGDDAKKKIGEYRIETVTFTPHVKEALAYPVRGTMEDRRLRIPYDPRIRADLRSVTKETTAAGNIRFTAERSEDGHADRFWALALAISAAGTDIGGPVEYQAVSRRRFSTTSDQSPTGVYRQRGAY
- a CDS encoding DUF935 domain-containing protein, with product MAILFDQFGREIQVEKRPETRQIAVTTIRDRWSNYPSQGLTPERLSAIFKEADGGDVARQAELFEEMEEKDTHLFSELQTRKNAVLGLDYDITPWSESAEDRKIRDFVADCLFSLEPLEESLLDLLDAVGKGYALSEILWGFDGSRAVIERLEWIHAKKAVFYERGADITARSFEVPRILTEAEPVYGEIMPPFKLVYHRYKARSGYDTRAGVLRVCGWMYLFKNYVLKDWVAFAEVFGMPLRLGKYDPLAGRDEKDALLAAVRSLGSDAAGIISKNTEIDFIESAKATGADNLYDALANFCDKQMSKAILGQTATTEGTPGRLGNDDVQDKVRHDLVVSDAEALCRTIRFQIIRPLVGWNFGWDKPLPWFKIFHEQPEDLKTTSEVYVNLSKIGFYPSAEHVAEKFKIPMPQKGETILMPPEKAEPPAPVANKTPGTRVIAAKDGATEAEKDAADLIADRLGRESLSLTDEFFLTPLKRLVEKAESLEELRDSILDLYSGMDPADLGGLMAQAMMIADMAGRYEVGDGN
- a CDS encoding PBECR2 nuclease fold domain-containing protein, whose product is MAIDPALSIVFKLPFQEQESFFKNKLNIPTARWDDLWKGQHARGFMIAGAMKADLLADFRTAVDKAISDGVTLRDFRKDFDRIVAKHGWSYNGSRNWRSEVIYSTNIRTSYAAGRWAQLTDPDMLKFYGYLVYRHGDSIHPRPLHRSWDGTTLPANDPWWDSHYVPNGWGCKCKVFAAGKDEWQAARKNGKGEAPPSPIDPKTGEPVGIDKGWGYNVGKAAFGKSWIQETGKFIELGPWRRAEYPFLPKKLTGERPPVELGERIRKGDVQALRTAVPEGIYRDKMGDSVSVTTAIADHIAGDEQRWDGREQYLPLIPDILENPQEIWVGFMQFVDSGRVYLRRRYVKAYDVGKGRVAGIVADTIKGQTIAFDVIRSENPSGGRLRSGRLIYPEPEER
- a CDS encoding phage virion morphogenesis protein — its product is MPDITIRIDDKPVLDALNRLSRKMGDLSPVLRVIGEELVKSTESRFNSQGPAPDGARWAALSPATLKRKKHSKILTESGHLRGSIRSQLMGTHAVAVGTNRVYGAIHQLGGTAGRGRKVRIPARPYLGISREDSGRIAGIVERYLEGKV
- a CDS encoding phage protease, whose product is MGEKIRVLLKEMTGVPGEFQVLPAGRIDMKGYGSATLDEAGATEIIAEFARRGLDMVIDYEHQTLKDSQAPAAGWIKALTWKGSDGLWAVVDWTRQASNYLANREYRYFSPVVLIEEASGRIVAMLNVALTNMPRIDNLKPLVAKWNLTGDGEPASQNKAKEIVMIEKLRKLLGLADDAGEDKVLEAATLAVNTAKEAGGKGEVVACREVLEALGAKENADREEVIRIVASLKTPGDVAVQLSHQVAELTRKIAEMNQQDLIALSLKEGKTSPEELDKWGRDLALKNPDQFKLIVLSRPAGSVIPVEGLRVLKDSDPGKMDDAQKSINAMMGIDEDTFKKYNQ